In the genome of Flavobacterium panacagri, one region contains:
- a CDS encoding chalcone isomerase family protein: MKKILLLLTLLLILPFYTVSAQTQIEVNGVTVPRKIDFQGKTLQLNGAGGRSKMWLEVYVQALYLSQLTQDPQFIIDSDTEMAVRIEITSSMVSSNKLTKAMNTGFEKSAGANLEQLRPRIEELKNFLSDPIKEKDVFILAYNPLDQNVYISKNEVLKGKVAGFDFKKALFGIWLSDKPVDETLKKHLLGQ; encoded by the coding sequence ATGAAAAAGATTTTACTACTCCTTACACTCCTTTTAATCCTCCCTTTTTATACCGTTTCAGCACAAACTCAAATTGAAGTTAATGGTGTAACTGTTCCTAGAAAAATAGATTTTCAAGGTAAAACTTTACAGCTAAATGGCGCTGGCGGAAGATCCAAAATGTGGTTGGAAGTTTATGTCCAAGCATTGTATTTATCGCAATTAACTCAGGATCCACAATTCATTATTGACAGTGATACAGAAATGGCAGTTAGAATCGAAATTACTTCTTCGATGGTTTCTTCTAACAAATTGACAAAAGCGATGAATACTGGTTTTGAAAAATCGGCTGGAGCAAATCTGGAACAATTACGTCCAAGAATTGAAGAGTTAAAAAATTTTCTAAGTGATCCGATTAAAGAAAAAGATGTGTTCATTTTAGCCTACAATCCGCTGGATCAAAATGTTTATATTTCTAAAAATGAAGTACTGAAAGGAAAAGTTGCTGGATTTGATTTCAAAAAAGCCTTATTCGGAATCTGGCTTTCAGATAAACCAGTTGACGAAACTTTGAAAAAACACTTATTAGGACAATAA
- a CDS encoding Glu/Leu/Phe/Val dehydrogenase dimerization domain-containing protein, translating to MKDLLQQFENKAPEIVFNWKDSETEAEGWTVINSLRGGAAGGGTRMRKGLDMNEVLSLAKTMEVKFSVSGPAIGGAKSGINFDPNDPRKKGVLQRWYKAVSPLLKSYYGTGGDLNVDEIHEVIPMTEECGVWHPQEGVFNGHFKPTEADKINRIGQLRQGVIKVIENPKFSPDVTRKYTVADMITGFGVAEAVRHFYATYGGEIKGKKAIVQGFGNVGSAAAFYLAEMGAKVIGIIDRDGGLIKEEGFSFEEIRTLFLNKDGNKLVADNMIPFEEINSKIWTIGAEIFTPCAASRLVTQNQIDSLIANGLEVISCGANVPFADKEIFFGSIMEEVDRKVSLIPDFISNCGMARVFAYFMEKKVQMTDEAIFNDTSETIKNAIVKAHALSASKTNISATAFEIALKQLV from the coding sequence ATGAAAGATTTATTACAACAATTTGAAAACAAGGCACCTGAAATTGTTTTCAATTGGAAAGATTCAGAAACAGAAGCCGAAGGGTGGACAGTAATTAATTCACTTCGCGGAGGAGCTGCAGGTGGAGGAACAAGAATGAGAAAAGGTCTAGACATGAACGAAGTTTTGTCTCTAGCAAAAACTATGGAAGTTAAATTCTCTGTTTCAGGCCCAGCGATTGGCGGGGCTAAATCTGGAATAAATTTTGATCCGAATGATCCTCGCAAAAAAGGTGTTTTACAGCGTTGGTACAAAGCGGTTTCTCCCTTATTGAAAAGTTACTATGGAACCGGAGGAGATTTAAATGTTGATGAAATCCATGAAGTAATCCCGATGACAGAAGAATGCGGTGTTTGGCATCCACAGGAAGGTGTTTTCAACGGACATTTTAAACCAACCGAAGCTGATAAAATCAATAGAATTGGACAATTGCGTCAAGGTGTAATTAAGGTAATCGAAAATCCGAAATTCTCTCCAGACGTTACCAGAAAATATACTGTGGCAGATATGATTACTGGTTTTGGTGTTGCTGAAGCAGTTCGTCATTTCTACGCAACTTACGGAGGAGAAATTAAAGGTAAAAAAGCAATTGTGCAAGGTTTTGGAAATGTTGGTTCTGCTGCTGCTTTTTACTTAGCCGAAATGGGCGCAAAAGTAATCGGAATTATTGATCGTGACGGAGGTTTAATTAAAGAAGAAGGTTTTTCGTTTGAGGAGATCAGAACGTTGTTTTTAAATAAAGACGGAAATAAATTAGTAGCCGATAATATGATTCCGTTTGAAGAAATCAATTCTAAAATCTGGACTATTGGTGCTGAAATTTTCACGCCTTGCGCTGCATCAAGATTAGTTACTCAAAACCAAATCGACAGCTTAATCGCAAATGGCTTAGAAGTAATTTCATGTGGGGCGAATGTTCCTTTTGCTGATAAAGAAATTTTCTTTGGTTCTATTATGGAAGAAGTAGACCGCAAAGTAAGTTTGATTCCAGACTTTATCTCAAACTGTGGAATGGCGAGAGTTTTCGCTTACTTCATGGAGAAAAAAGTGCAGATGACAGACGAGGCAATCTTTAACGATACTTCTGAAACTATTAAAAATGCAATTGTAAAAGCTCACGCTTTAAGTGCATCCAAAACAAATATCAGCGCAACTGCTTTTGAAATTGCATTGAAACAATTAGTGTAA
- a CDS encoding energy transducer TonB, protein MSFTISSDKKKSLLLTTAIYAAIIALLFFIRFWPPYNPENNVALAEGGGGGGGVTVNFGDSDLGSGANYKSEVLDVKNNMKQVAAKAAPEEATITQENSTADETDVVIPTKEKPKKPVPVTKPETKPVPEKPKVSNSTNDALSSILKGSNKGGDGDDKVSGNKGKSNGNLNSNGYYGSGGSGGGTGGGNGTGNGIGTGSGYGAGTGGGSGGGSGYSLNGRKALSKPKPNSDCSNETGTVVVQVTVDKNGNTISAVPGFKGTTIAAKCLREQAKMAAMNTKWDADSNAPAKQTGTITYNFSLN, encoded by the coding sequence ATGAGTTTCACTATTTCTTCAGATAAAAAGAAATCACTCTTACTCACAACTGCTATATATGCAGCCATAATTGCATTGCTTTTTTTCATACGTTTTTGGCCTCCATATAATCCAGAAAACAATGTAGCTCTTGCCGAAGGTGGCGGAGGTGGCGGTGGCGTAACGGTTAATTTTGGCGACAGCGATTTAGGTTCCGGAGCCAATTATAAAAGTGAAGTGCTAGATGTAAAAAACAATATGAAACAAGTTGCTGCAAAAGCGGCTCCTGAAGAAGCTACTATTACTCAGGAAAATTCAACAGCTGATGAAACAGATGTTGTCATTCCGACAAAAGAAAAACCAAAGAAACCTGTTCCTGTTACAAAACCGGAAACAAAACCTGTTCCTGAAAAACCAAAAGTTTCAAACTCTACCAACGATGCTTTATCTAGCATTTTAAAAGGTTCTAACAAAGGTGGTGACGGAGATGACAAAGTTTCAGGAAATAAAGGAAAATCTAACGGAAATTTAAACTCTAATGGTTATTACGGATCCGGTGGCTCTGGCGGAGGAACTGGAGGAGGTAACGGAACCGGAAATGGCATTGGAACCGGAAGCGGTTACGGAGCTGGAACTGGTGGCGGTTCTGGCGGAGGATCGGGATATTCTCTAAATGGACGAAAAGCATTATCGAAACCTAAACCAAATAGTGACTGTAGCAATGAAACAGGGACTGTAGTAGTTCAAGTAACAGTTGATAAAAATGGCAATACTATAAGCGCTGTTCCAGGATTCAAAGGAACTACAATTGCTGCTAAATGTTTAAGAGAACAGGCTAAAATGGCGGCAATGAATACCAAGTGGGATGCCGACAGCAATGCTCCAGCAAAACAAACCGGAACGATTACTTATAATTTCAGTTTGAATTAA
- a CDS encoding ExbD/TolR family protein, translating to MSIKRKRRFHAEVATSSLSDIMFFLLLFFLIISTLANPNVIKMTLPKAKSNEKTNKQLISLSVTEDKQFYIDKQQVPFEELETTLMSKLGTDKTQTVVVRIPFNLQVQDLVDVLQIGVRNNLKFVIATSPK from the coding sequence ATGTCTATTAAAAGAAAAAGAAGATTTCACGCCGAAGTAGCGACTTCATCTTTGAGCGACATTATGTTTTTCCTGTTGTTGTTTTTCTTAATTATCTCAACACTAGCAAATCCGAATGTGATTAAGATGACGCTTCCAAAAGCGAAATCGAACGAAAAAACGAACAAGCAATTAATTAGTTTGTCGGTTACAGAAGACAAACAATTTTATATCGACAAACAACAAGTTCCTTTTGAAGAACTGGAAACCACTTTGATGAGTAAATTAGGAACTGATAAAACGCAGACTGTTGTCGTGCGAATTCCGTTCAATTTACAAGTTCAGGATTTAGTAGATGTTTTACAGATAGGAGTACGAAATAATTTGAAGTTTGTAATAGCCACAAGTCCGAAGTAG
- a CDS encoding MotA/TolQ/ExbB proton channel family protein, giving the protein MFSFIQLQTDTIANASNVVIEKIAPEQEISMFGFIMKGGVFLIPIAILLFYTIYVIFERYMYISRASKIDNRLMQDVGDKLNSGNIELARTIVERSDTAAANILKEGVLVIGRPIAEIESNMDRAADIEIGEMERRLGHLGLIAGIAPTLGFIGTISGVIKIFYSISVTENISIGNISGGLYEKMISSGSGLIVGIIAYSAYHLLNGKIDDFALKIQKQILEFVNIIQRA; this is encoded by the coding sequence ATGTTTAGTTTTATTCAATTACAAACAGATACAATCGCAAATGCTTCAAATGTAGTGATCGAGAAGATCGCTCCAGAACAGGAAATTTCAATGTTTGGATTCATAATGAAAGGGGGAGTTTTCTTAATTCCAATCGCGATTTTATTGTTTTATACCATTTATGTAATCTTTGAGCGTTATATGTACATCAGCCGTGCTTCAAAAATTGACAATCGTTTGATGCAGGATGTTGGAGATAAATTAAATTCTGGAAATATTGAATTAGCAAGAACAATTGTAGAAAGAAGTGATACAGCAGCAGCTAATATTCTAAAAGAAGGAGTTTTAGTAATTGGAAGACCAATCGCTGAAATCGAATCGAACATGGATCGTGCCGCCGATATCGAAATTGGTGAAATGGAAAGACGTTTAGGTCACTTGGGACTTATCGCAGGTATTGCACCAACTCTGGGTTTCATTGGAACAATTTCCGGGGTTATTAAAATTTTCTACAGTATTTCGGTTACAGAAAATATCAGTATCGGAAACATTTCGGGAGGTTTATACGAAAAAATGATCAGTTCAGGTTCTGGGTTAATCGTGGGAATTATTGCCTATTCGGCTTACCACTTATTGAATGGAAAAATCGATGATTTCGCTTTAAAAATTCAGAAACAGATTTTAGAATTTGTCAACATAATTCAAAGAGCATAA
- a CDS encoding bifunctional folylpolyglutamate synthase/dihydrofolate synthase, with the protein MNYQETTNWMFNQLPMYQLQGASAYKEDLTNIKLLAEHLGNPQKQLRCIHVAGTNGKGSTSHMLSSVLQEAGYKVGLYTSPHLKDFRERIKINGQEISEEFVIEFVAKHKDFFEANDMSFFEMSVGLAFDYFASEKTDIAIIEVGLGGRLDATNIITPLVSVITNIGLDHTQFLGNTLEAIAGEKAGIIKPNVPVVIGEYTAETKPVFLAKAEENNAPIYLASDLIDQIYLSDLIGDYQFHNKKTVQQTISILNNETDFKISEEQLKEGLLHVVKNTGLQGRWQQLGENPKIICDTAHNKHGLSVVMNQLKNEKYEKLHIVLGVVNDKDLDSILPLFPKEAQYYFCHPDSSRALPAETLQKASQNFGLTGEKYDSVAIAFAEAKKNASENDFIYVGGSTFVVAELPLN; encoded by the coding sequence ATGAACTATCAAGAGACTACCAATTGGATGTTTAATCAGCTTCCAATGTACCAATTACAGGGGGCTTCAGCTTATAAAGAAGATTTAACCAACATTAAATTATTAGCAGAGCATCTTGGCAATCCTCAAAAGCAATTGAGATGCATTCATGTGGCTGGTACCAACGGAAAAGGCTCTACTTCTCATATGTTATCTTCTGTTTTACAGGAAGCAGGTTACAAAGTCGGATTGTATACTTCTCCGCACTTGAAAGATTTTAGAGAACGAATTAAAATAAACGGTCAGGAAATTTCAGAAGAGTTTGTTATTGAATTTGTAGCCAAACACAAAGATTTTTTTGAAGCGAATGATATGAGTTTCTTCGAAATGTCGGTTGGTTTAGCTTTTGATTATTTTGCTTCTGAGAAAACCGACATTGCGATTATTGAAGTTGGTTTGGGCGGAAGATTGGATGCTACCAATATTATTACGCCTTTGGTTTCGGTAATTACTAATATTGGATTAGATCATACGCAGTTTTTAGGAAATACTCTGGAAGCGATTGCAGGCGAAAAAGCCGGAATTATTAAACCAAATGTCCCTGTAGTAATTGGAGAATATACGGCTGAAACAAAACCGGTGTTTTTGGCTAAAGCCGAAGAAAATAACGCTCCGATTTATTTGGCTTCAGATTTAATTGATCAGATTTATTTATCGGATTTAATTGGAGATTATCAGTTTCATAATAAAAAAACGGTTCAGCAGACGATTTCGATTTTGAATAACGAAACCGATTTTAAAATTTCTGAAGAACAATTAAAAGAAGGTTTATTGCATGTTGTAAAAAACACCGGTTTACAAGGCAGATGGCAACAATTGGGAGAAAACCCGAAAATAATCTGCGACACGGCACACAACAAACACGGATTATCGGTTGTGATGAATCAGCTGAAAAATGAAAAATACGAGAAACTGCATATTGTTTTGGGTGTTGTGAATGATAAAGATCTGGATTCGATTTTACCACTTTTCCCGAAAGAAGCGCAATATTATTTCTGCCATCCTGATTCTTCACGAGCTTTGCCTGCCGAAACGTTACAAAAGGCGTCTCAAAACTTTGGTCTAACTGGAGAAAAATACGATTCTGTTGCAATCGCTTTCGCGGAAGCCAAGAAAAACGCCTCGGAAAATGATTTTATTTACGTTGGCGGAAGCACTTTTGTGGTTGCCGAATTGCCTTTAAACTAA
- a CDS encoding NUDIX domain-containing protein — MSELIGFNVRVYAFCINDNKILALHEKYAGTPICKLPGGGLEFGEGTIECLHREFEEELNLKIEILDHHYTQENFIESRIKDNKQILNIYYTVKILNLEDLHIQIPGLEKLEWIDLDSKENPFVLQADIIAFEKLKKKFV, encoded by the coding sequence ATGAGTGAGCTAATAGGATTTAATGTTAGAGTTTATGCCTTTTGTATAAATGACAATAAAATTTTGGCACTGCATGAAAAATATGCAGGAACACCAATATGCAAATTGCCAGGAGGTGGTCTTGAATTTGGAGAAGGGACAATTGAATGTCTTCATCGAGAATTTGAAGAAGAATTAAACTTAAAAATTGAAATCCTGGATCATCATTATACTCAGGAAAACTTTATAGAATCCCGAATTAAGGACAACAAACAAATTCTTAACATTTATTATACTGTCAAAATACTTAATCTTGAAGATTTACATATTCAAATTCCTGGATTGGAAAAATTAGAATGGATTGATCTTGATTCTAAAGAAAATCCTTTTGTTTTACAGGCAGATATAATTGCATTTGAGAAATTGAAAAAGAAATTTGTCTAG
- a CDS encoding helix-turn-helix domain-containing protein — MSTLSRPKHIGRNISRIRELRDMKQEALAQALGTNQQAISAMENSETIDEEKLTAVAKALGVTAEGIKNYSDENILSIINNTFNSHDSSTLNAVNFQPTFNPLDKIVELYERLVQAEKDKVEYLEKIVKGK; from the coding sequence ATGAGCACACTATCAAGACCAAAACATATCGGAAGAAATATTAGCCGTATTCGTGAACTTCGCGATATGAAACAGGAAGCTTTGGCGCAAGCTTTAGGAACAAATCAACAAGCTATTTCTGCTATGGAAAATAGTGAAACTATTGATGAAGAAAAGCTTACAGCAGTCGCAAAAGCACTTGGCGTTACAGCTGAAGGCATTAAAAATTACAGCGACGAAAACATACTAAGCATCATTAACAATACATTTAATAGCCACGACAGCTCAACATTAAATGCCGTTAATTTTCAACCTACTTTTAATCCACTTGATAAAATTGTAGAACTTTATGAGCGTTTGGTTCAAGCTGAAAAAGACAAAGTTGAATATCTCGAAAAAATAGTAAAAGGCAAATAA
- a CDS encoding DUF6090 family protein: MQEEISKHSKKIYKTVKNSEHTLGEKVKEIIIEIFIIVFAVTLSIWLHGWSEHRHQQKEVAVFLANLKNDLKNDVESIDREVKAYQKTNVDYEKILALTPSQLDSIYNSKSKVNFPIYSHGQTLTIGNYEGFKSSGKLGYIEDEKLKQKILNYYQIYVPAANEVDKMYTEFLFKCFDKEIENADKPEKELYSDPKYKKTLAYLVKLGKNNIRVYKENTKPLAIELIKEIEKELNK, translated from the coding sequence ATGCAAGAAGAAATAAGCAAACATTCAAAAAAAATTTATAAAACTGTGAAAAATTCAGAACACACATTAGGAGAGAAAGTAAAAGAAATTATCATAGAAATATTCATAATCGTTTTTGCTGTAACGCTTTCAATATGGTTGCATGGTTGGAGTGAGCATAGACACCAACAAAAAGAAGTAGCTGTGTTTCTTGCTAATTTAAAGAATGATTTAAAGAATGATGTAGAAAGTATCGACAGGGAAGTGAAAGCCTATCAAAAGACAAACGTAGACTATGAAAAAATTTTGGCATTAACACCTTCTCAATTGGACAGTATTTATAATTCAAAAAGCAAAGTTAATTTCCCAATTTATTCACACGGGCAAACATTGACTATTGGTAATTATGAAGGTTTTAAATCAAGTGGAAAACTAGGCTATATTGAAGACGAAAAATTAAAACAGAAAATCTTGAACTATTACCAAATATATGTACCAGCTGCTAACGAAGTGGATAAAATGTACACTGAGTTTTTGTTTAAATGTTTTGATAAAGAAATAGAAAATGCAGATAAGCCGGAAAAAGAATTATATTCAGATCCAAAATACAAAAAGACACTTGCATATCTTGTTAAACTAGGTAAGAATAACATAAGAGTTTATAAAGAAAATACAAAACCGCTCGCAATAGAACTTATTAAAGAAATTGAAAAAGAGCTGAATAAATAA
- a CDS encoding MerR family transcriptional regulator — translation MLINELSKKTGLSIHTIRYYENLGMIKGLTDEKVKSNNYKHYNSNTIERLEIIIEAREVGFSLAEIKKILTSWFETTDSKPETLELFQAKIKEIDDKMKYFKQTKRLLEKVCEKIQNND, via the coding sequence ATGCTTATAAACGAATTGTCAAAAAAAACAGGATTATCAATTCATACGATCAGATATTATGAGAATTTAGGAATGATCAAGGGATTGACCGATGAAAAGGTAAAATCTAATAATTACAAGCATTACAATAGTAATACGATTGAGCGTTTAGAAATTATTATAGAAGCCAGAGAAGTTGGCTTTAGTTTAGCAGAAATAAAAAAAATATTGACCAGCTGGTTCGAAACCACCGATTCAAAACCAGAAACACTGGAACTTTTTCAGGCTAAAATAAAAGAGATTGATGATAAAATGAAGTATTTTAAGCAGACTAAGAGACTTCTTGAAAAAGTATGTGAGAAAATACAAAATAATGATTGA